The following proteins are encoded in a genomic region of Methylobacterium tardum:
- a CDS encoding ABC transporter substrate-binding protein, protein MKRRTLLRGAGALVAGTLARPALVRAASATTLKFVPYADLALLDPIITTNYVTRTHALMVFDTLYSLDSGYRAQPQMVAGHQVSDDGLTWQLTLRDGLRFHDGTPVLARDVVASLKRWALRDAYGGALFATVDALTAPSDTVVTFRLKRPFPLLPDALAKPTSYLPAIMPERLSTIPATQAVSEIVGSGPYRYVPDERVPGSLNVYRRFESYRPREGGTPSFTAGPRIAHFDRVEWRTIPDGATAAGALRSGEIDWWEQPLVDLVPDLLRQPAVRVDLVETAGLIGQIRLNHTLPPFDNPAICRALLSAVDQAEMMDAVAGSDAAIRRGPAGVFTPGGPMASEAGLGALTGPRDLSAAKRALAEAGYKGERVVLLAGTDVPRINAICEVMADLCRKLGMNVDLVATDWGTVNQRILSPKPLDQGGWSMFGIFSGGLDHLSPAYHLVIRGNGRAGVPSWQTDTALEELRSAWFAAPDHASQKAVAARIQARVLEIGAYIPCGQYFQPTAYRRDLEGMLTGLPLFWNLRRSA, encoded by the coding sequence ATGAAGCGACGCACGCTGCTGCGAGGCGCCGGCGCCCTGGTTGCCGGGACGCTCGCCCGGCCGGCTCTGGTCCGGGCAGCCTCCGCGACCACGCTGAAATTCGTGCCCTACGCCGATCTCGCGCTGCTCGACCCGATCATCACCACCAACTACGTCACCCGCACCCACGCGCTGATGGTGTTCGACACCCTCTACAGCCTGGATTCCGGGTATCGCGCACAGCCCCAGATGGTCGCCGGTCATCAGGTGTCGGATGACGGCCTGACCTGGCAGCTCACCCTGCGCGACGGCCTCCGCTTCCATGACGGCACGCCGGTGCTCGCCCGCGACGTGGTCGCGAGCCTCAAGCGCTGGGCGTTGCGCGACGCCTATGGCGGGGCGCTGTTCGCGACGGTCGACGCGCTGACGGCACCGTCCGACACGGTGGTGACATTCCGGCTGAAGCGGCCGTTCCCGCTTCTGCCGGACGCGCTTGCGAAGCCGACCTCCTACCTCCCCGCCATCATGCCGGAGCGGCTGAGCACGATTCCGGCCACCCAGGCTGTCTCGGAGATCGTCGGCAGCGGACCGTATCGCTACGTCCCGGACGAGCGGGTGCCCGGCTCGCTCAACGTCTACCGGCGGTTCGAATCCTACCGCCCGCGCGAGGGCGGCACACCGAGCTTCACGGCGGGGCCGCGGATCGCACATTTCGATCGCGTCGAGTGGCGCACGATTCCCGACGGCGCCACCGCGGCCGGCGCCCTGCGCTCCGGCGAGATCGACTGGTGGGAGCAGCCGCTGGTCGACCTTGTGCCCGACCTGCTGCGGCAGCCGGCGGTGCGCGTCGATCTCGTGGAGACGGCCGGGCTGATCGGACAGATCCGGCTCAACCACACGCTGCCGCCGTTCGACAACCCGGCGATCTGCCGGGCCCTGCTGTCGGCCGTCGACCAGGCCGAGATGATGGATGCGGTCGCCGGCAGCGATGCCGCGATCCGGCGCGGTCCGGCGGGCGTGTTCACGCCCGGTGGCCCGATGGCGTCCGAAGCCGGCCTGGGGGCGCTCACCGGCCCGCGCGATTTATCCGCGGCGAAGCGGGCGCTGGCGGAGGCGGGATACAAGGGCGAGCGGGTCGTCCTGCTCGCCGGCACGGACGTGCCGCGGATCAACGCGATCTGCGAGGTGATGGCCGATCTCTGTCGCAAGCTCGGGATGAACGTCGATCTCGTCGCGACCGACTGGGGCACGGTGAACCAGCGCATCCTGAGCCCGAAGCCCCTCGACCAGGGCGGCTGGTCGATGTTCGGGATCTTCTCCGGCGGCCTCGACCATCTGTCGCCGGCCTATCACTTAGTCATCCGCGGCAACGGCCGAGCCGGCGTTCCGAGCTGGCAGACCGACACCGCGTTGGAGGAGCTGCGCAGCGCCTGGTTCGCTGCGCCCGACCACGCATCACAGAAGGCGGTGGCGGCCCGGATCCAGGCGCGCGTGCTGGAGATCGGCGCCTACATCCCGTGCGGCCAGTACTTCCAGCCCACCGCCTACCGGCGAGACCTTGAGGGCATGCTCACCGGCTTGCCGCTGTTCTGGAACCTGCGCCGTTCGGCCTGA
- a CDS encoding DUF2218 domain-containing protein yields the protein MPTSQARVQTTEASRYLQQLCRHWSHKFKVEATPEHGTVPFGEDRVCTFDAEPDALVMRIDSADPVNLTRLENVVSDHLARFAFRESLGDIRWSRAA from the coding sequence ATGCCCACCTCACAGGCCCGCGTGCAGACCACGGAAGCGAGCCGCTACCTGCAGCAGCTCTGCCGGCACTGGAGCCACAAGTTCAAGGTCGAGGCGACCCCCGAGCATGGCACCGTGCCGTTCGGCGAGGACCGAGTGTGCACGTTCGACGCCGAGCCGGACGCTCTGGTGATGCGCATCGACAGCGCCGATCCGGTCAACCTCACCCGGCTGGAGAACGTGGTCTCCGACCACCTCGCCCGCTTCGCGTTCCGCGAGAGCCTCGGCGATATCCGCTGGTCCCGCGCCGCCTGA
- a CDS encoding FAD-binding oxidoreductase: MTPIAVSPGTSHDTLLTALRDALGARHVLTDPEDLAPYLVETRRLFTGSALAVLRPASTEEVAFAVRACTQAGIAVVPLGGNTGLTGGGVPSGGVVLSLERMTRLRAVEPVDATITVEAGMILQDVQDAADAAGMLFPLSYASRGSARIGGGISTNAGGIAVLAYGNARDLVLGLEVVLADGRVWDGLKALRKDNAGYDLKQLFIGSEGTLGIVTAAVLKLFPKPRSTSVAFVGLDSAQAALDLFVFLRGRMDRDLTAFEYLPPFALEIVLRHVPGAVRPLDGAHGAYALIEAASARPDADTRAELEAALGQALEDGLIADATSGASGAQNDALWRLREGVPEAQTREGASIKHDISVPLSRLPAFLDRASAACVAAMPGLRPCGFGHFGDGNIHFNLTQPADMKPADFLAEWGRFNRIVHDIVHELGGSIAAEHGVGLIKRDELEHYGDPVGLDLMRRLKAALDPQTLLNPGKVVAAPERDPPAV, from the coding sequence ATGACTCCGATCGCGGTCTCCCCAGGCACCTCCCACGACACCCTGCTCACGGCGCTGCGTGACGCGCTCGGCGCGCGGCATGTCCTGACCGACCCGGAGGATCTGGCGCCCTATCTGGTCGAGACGCGGCGATTGTTCACCGGCTCGGCCCTGGCGGTGCTGCGGCCGGCGAGTACCGAGGAAGTCGCCTTCGCGGTCCGCGCCTGCACGCAGGCGGGCATCGCCGTGGTCCCGCTCGGCGGCAATACCGGCCTCACCGGCGGCGGCGTGCCCTCGGGCGGCGTGGTGCTCTCCCTCGAGCGGATGACGCGCCTGCGCGCGGTCGAGCCGGTGGACGCCACGATCACAGTCGAGGCCGGGATGATCCTGCAGGATGTGCAGGATGCGGCAGATGCGGCCGGCATGCTTTTCCCGCTCTCCTACGCGTCCCGCGGCTCGGCGCGGATCGGCGGCGGCATCAGCACCAATGCGGGCGGGATCGCGGTCCTGGCCTACGGCAACGCCCGCGACCTCGTCCTCGGGCTGGAGGTGGTCCTGGCCGATGGGCGGGTCTGGGACGGGCTCAAGGCCCTGCGCAAGGACAATGCCGGCTACGATCTCAAGCAGCTGTTCATCGGCTCCGAGGGCACGCTGGGCATCGTGACGGCGGCGGTCCTCAAGCTGTTTCCGAAACCGCGCTCGACCAGCGTCGCCTTCGTCGGCCTGGATTCGGCACAGGCCGCCTTGGATCTGTTCGTGTTCCTGAGGGGCCGGATGGACCGCGACCTCACGGCGTTCGAATACCTGCCGCCCTTCGCCCTGGAGATCGTGCTGCGGCATGTTCCCGGCGCCGTACGCCCGCTCGACGGCGCCCACGGCGCCTACGCGCTGATCGAGGCGGCCTCGGCACGTCCGGATGCCGACACCCGTGCCGAGCTGGAAGCGGCGCTGGGCCAAGCGCTCGAGGACGGACTGATCGCCGATGCCACGAGCGGCGCGAGCGGCGCCCAGAACGACGCCCTGTGGCGCCTGCGCGAGGGCGTGCCGGAGGCCCAGACCCGTGAGGGCGCCTCGATCAAGCACGACATCTCGGTGCCGCTGTCGCGCCTGCCCGCGTTCCTCGACCGGGCAAGCGCCGCCTGCGTCGCCGCGATGCCGGGCCTGAGACCCTGCGGCTTCGGCCATTTCGGCGACGGCAACATCCACTTCAACCTGACGCAGCCGGCCGACATGAAGCCGGCCGACTTCCTGGCCGAATGGGGCCGGTTCAACCGGATCGTCCACGACATCGTGCACGAACTGGGCGGCTCGATCGCGGCCGAGCACGGCGTTGGCCTGATCAAGCGCGACGAGCTGGAGCATTATGGCGATCCGGTCGGGCTCGACCTGATGCGGCGGCTCAAGGCCGCCCTCGATCCGCAGACCCTGCTCAACCCAGGCAAGGTCGTCGCCGCGCCCGAACGCGACCCTCCTGCCGTCTGA
- a CDS encoding fumarylacetoacetate hydrolase family protein: MLSVIQNPPRVALPIVGSSDLFPVRRVYCVGRNYAAHAREMGADPDREPPFFFMKPADALQIVGSEPAKHIYPPKTRNYHFEIEMVAALAGGGSDIPVESALDHVYGYAVGLDMTRRDLQDEAKKMSRPWDTGKAADGSGPIGALHPVSLIGHPARGAITLTVDGETRQKGDLADMIWSVAEQVAYLSGYFDLQPGDLIFTGTPSGVGPVERGQRMVGAVEGLGDITLDVV; the protein is encoded by the coding sequence ATGCTCTCCGTCATCCAGAACCCGCCCCGCGTCGCGCTTCCCATCGTCGGCAGCAGCGATCTCTTCCCGGTCCGCCGCGTCTACTGCGTCGGGCGCAACTACGCGGCCCATGCCCGCGAGATGGGGGCCGATCCGGATCGCGAGCCGCCGTTCTTTTTCATGAAACCCGCCGACGCGCTGCAGATCGTCGGGTCCGAGCCCGCCAAGCACATCTATCCGCCGAAGACGCGCAACTACCATTTCGAGATCGAGATGGTGGCCGCGCTCGCAGGCGGTGGCAGCGACATCCCGGTCGAGAGCGCCCTCGATCACGTCTACGGCTACGCGGTCGGCCTCGACATGACCCGGCGCGATCTCCAGGACGAGGCCAAGAAGATGTCCCGGCCCTGGGATACCGGGAAGGCCGCGGACGGCTCGGGGCCGATCGGCGCGCTCCATCCGGTCTCGCTGATCGGGCATCCGGCGCGCGGCGCGATCACTCTCACGGTGGATGGCGAGACGCGCCAGAAGGGCGACCTCGCCGACATGATCTGGTCGGTGGCCGAGCAGGTCGCCTACCTGTCGGGGTACTTCGACCTGCAGCCGGGCGACCTGATCTTCACCGGGACTCCGTCCGGCGTCGGCCCCGTCGAGCGCGGTCAGCGCATGGTCGGTGCTGTCGAAGGCCTCGGGGACATCACCCTCGACGTCGTCTGA
- a CDS encoding NUDIX domain-containing protein produces the protein MLLDRRLLRHLFHLGALASRGMTLGVRGIAIDSQGRVALVRHTYVSGWHLPGGGVERGETALDAMVREFREEAEIVPEGQPRLHGLYRNVVAAPRDHVALFVLPAFTMLRPKAPDREIAACDFFPVDALPEGTTRGTRARLREIRDGLPPDPNW, from the coding sequence ATGCTCCTCGACCGGCGCCTGCTGCGGCACCTGTTCCATCTCGGGGCGCTCGCCTCCCGCGGCATGACCCTCGGCGTGCGCGGGATCGCCATCGACTCGCAAGGCCGCGTGGCGCTGGTGCGCCACACCTACGTCAGCGGCTGGCATCTGCCGGGCGGCGGCGTCGAGCGCGGTGAGACCGCGCTCGACGCCATGGTGCGCGAGTTCCGGGAGGAGGCGGAGATCGTCCCCGAAGGTCAGCCGCGCCTGCACGGGCTCTACCGGAACGTGGTGGCCGCGCCGCGCGATCACGTCGCCCTGTTCGTCCTGCCGGCCTTCACGATGCTGCGCCCCAAAGCGCCGGACCGGGAGATCGCGGCCTGCGATTTCTTCCCGGTCGACGCCCTGCCCGAGGGCACCACCCGCGGGACCCGGGCCCGCCTGCGGGAGATCCGCGACGGGCTTCCGCCGGACCCGAATTGGTGA
- a CDS encoding putative bifunctional diguanylate cyclase/phosphodiesterase → MSQSLPSDRQSLLEAALQTLPVGVVVHDARGLCVLANAAARALGPKALHDLPEAACNQPEGAVIEEIGERVVEARALPLHGERDAFTLTTLADVTQHHRIQRELIARAFIDALTGLPNRTMFEQSIEELLVEVGPADRFALAFIDLDNFKHINDYYSHDAGDALLRKVADRIRGALRPSDLLARIGGDEFVLLLNPISDPSSTLATVQGISERLKQPFFIDGHEIFASASIGLSLFPEHGTTYEVLRRQADNAMYRVKGGVKGGVSVFEETMSHAATARMAVEQRLRLAIRDRCFCCAFQPKVDMRTHAVLGVEVLLRWRDELGMIQAPGDFIELAIELGLINEITLQVLAETVRAMPDIDEVFGPDVSVSLNIAAKQACDVPFMAAFCDALGETGLARRFVLELTEEAFFTKGRFQRDVLPRIRAIGARVSIDDFGVGYSSLAALAEITADELKIDRSFITDIDKRPRSQIVLKAIESLGLALGMSVVAEGVETFEEVAYLLGATQIRCAQGFYYAKPMLIDQIRLTEERAAGPRATVAHNRNSDFRSPNLLRRA, encoded by the coding sequence GTGAGCCAATCCCTGCCCAGCGACCGGCAGAGCTTGCTGGAAGCCGCGCTTCAGACGCTTCCGGTCGGCGTGGTGGTCCACGACGCCCGCGGCCTCTGCGTGCTGGCCAACGCGGCCGCGCGCGCCCTCGGTCCGAAAGCCCTTCACGACCTGCCGGAGGCGGCCTGCAATCAGCCCGAAGGCGCGGTGATCGAGGAGATCGGCGAGCGCGTGGTCGAGGCGCGGGCTCTACCGCTGCACGGCGAGCGGGATGCCTTCACGCTTACCACCCTCGCCGACGTGACGCAGCATCACCGGATCCAGCGCGAGCTGATCGCCCGGGCGTTCATCGATGCCCTGACGGGGCTGCCGAACCGCACGATGTTCGAGCAGAGTATCGAGGAACTCCTGGTGGAGGTGGGACCGGCGGACCGCTTCGCCCTGGCCTTCATCGATCTCGATAACTTCAAGCACATCAACGACTATTACAGCCACGACGCGGGCGACGCGCTGCTGCGCAAGGTTGCCGACCGGATTCGCGGCGCGTTGCGTCCGAGCGACTTGCTGGCGCGGATCGGCGGCGACGAATTCGTGCTGCTGCTCAACCCGATCTCCGATCCGAGCAGCACCCTGGCGACGGTGCAGGGCATCTCCGAACGCCTGAAGCAGCCGTTCTTCATCGACGGTCACGAGATCTTCGCGTCGGCGTCCATCGGGCTGAGCCTGTTTCCGGAGCACGGCACCACCTACGAGGTGCTGCGACGCCAAGCCGACAACGCCATGTACCGGGTGAAGGGCGGTGTGAAGGGCGGCGTCAGCGTCTTCGAGGAGACGATGAGCCACGCCGCCACCGCGCGCATGGCGGTCGAGCAGCGGCTCAGGCTGGCGATCCGCGACCGCTGCTTCTGCTGCGCCTTCCAGCCGAAGGTCGACATGCGCACCCACGCGGTGCTCGGCGTCGAGGTGCTCCTGCGCTGGCGCGACGAACTGGGCATGATTCAGGCCCCCGGCGACTTCATCGAGCTCGCCATCGAACTCGGCCTGATCAACGAGATCACGCTTCAGGTCCTGGCCGAGACCGTGCGGGCGATGCCCGACATTGACGAGGTTTTCGGACCCGACGTGTCGGTGAGCCTCAACATCGCAGCCAAGCAGGCCTGCGACGTCCCGTTCATGGCGGCCTTCTGCGACGCCCTCGGCGAGACCGGCCTGGCACGGCGCTTCGTGCTCGAACTCACCGAGGAGGCCTTCTTCACGAAAGGCCGCTTCCAGCGCGATGTCCTGCCGCGGATCCGCGCCATCGGCGCGCGGGTCTCCATCGACGATTTCGGCGTCGGCTATTCGTCGCTCGCGGCGCTCGCGGAGATCACCGCGGACGAATTGAAGATCGACCGTTCGTTCATCACCGACATCGACAAGCGGCCGCGCAGCCAGATCGTCCTCAAGGCGATCGAGTCACTCGGGCTGGCGCTGGGCATGTCGGTGGTGGCCGAAGGTGTCGAGACCTTCGAGGAGGTCGCCTACCTGCTTGGGGCGACCCAGATCCGCTGCGCGCAGGGCTTCTACTACGCCAAGCCGATGCTGATCGATCAGATCCGCCTGACGGAAGAGCGTGCGGCCGGGCCGCGGGCTACCGTTGCGCACAACCGGAACTCGGATTTCCGGTCTCCGAACCTCCTGAGGCGGGCCTAG
- a CDS encoding ATP-binding protein, which yields MARIGSVTSIDGSKVHLALAGQHGRPDVRVTVGNFVRIHAGNALLIGIITTLSSGSDHGRQPGAYASLDLLGEIVIEEGAQRFRRGVTAYPAIGDSVDLLPAELRVVYQATASDTASVGALYQDPDIPACIKVEDLLTKHFAVLGTTGVGKSSGVAVILDQVMRARPSVRIFLLDVHNEYAACFGDRASVINPRNLKLPFWLFNLEEIADVIYGGRSPIDEEIEILAEVIPLAKSKYAQYKEASDRQIVKRSIGKGAGYTIDTPVPYMLQDLIALIDERMGRLENRVSRMHYHRLMTRIEALRNDPRYAFMFENANVGGDMMGEILAHLFRLDPDGRPMTIMQLAGLPMEVVDAVVCVLCRLAFEFGIWSEGAIPLLFVCEEAHRYASADRSVGFTPTRRALSRIAREGRKHGIYLGLVTQRPAELDPTIMSQCSTLFAMRMTNDRDQAFLAAAVSDAVNLLTFVPSLGTGEVIAFGEGVPMPARMTFYPLPPERQPRNDMSGRTPEDGASIAGAAFVGAVVERWRGATMSKVSGLEADQSALSRLGREAGGDGGHGAALDQVHRRLLRRPVDGSDAAAEAGLRSAKTLWQQG from the coding sequence ATGGCTCGAATCGGCTCCGTCACCTCCATCGACGGATCCAAGGTTCATCTCGCCCTCGCCGGCCAGCATGGCCGTCCGGACGTGCGTGTGACCGTCGGCAATTTCGTCCGGATCCACGCCGGGAACGCCCTGCTCATCGGCATCATCACGACCCTGTCGTCGGGCAGCGACCACGGGCGCCAGCCCGGCGCCTATGCCAGTCTCGACCTCCTCGGCGAGATCGTGATCGAGGAGGGCGCGCAGCGCTTCCGCCGGGGTGTCACCGCCTATCCTGCCATCGGCGACTCGGTCGATCTGCTCCCCGCGGAGCTGCGCGTGGTCTACCAGGCTACGGCCTCCGACACGGCTTCTGTCGGCGCGCTGTATCAGGACCCGGACATCCCGGCCTGCATCAAGGTCGAGGACCTGCTCACGAAGCATTTCGCGGTGCTGGGCACGACCGGTGTCGGCAAGTCGAGCGGCGTCGCGGTCATCCTCGATCAGGTGATGCGCGCGCGGCCGAGCGTGCGCATCTTCCTTCTGGACGTCCACAACGAGTACGCCGCCTGCTTCGGCGATCGCGCCAGCGTCATCAATCCGCGCAACCTCAAGCTTCCATTCTGGCTGTTCAACCTGGAAGAGATCGCCGACGTGATCTACGGCGGCCGTTCACCGATCGACGAAGAGATTGAGATCCTCGCGGAAGTAATCCCGCTCGCGAAGAGCAAGTACGCCCAGTACAAGGAGGCGAGCGATCGACAGATCGTCAAGCGCTCGATCGGCAAGGGCGCCGGCTACACGATCGACACGCCCGTCCCCTACATGCTGCAGGACCTGATCGCGCTGATCGACGAGCGGATGGGGCGTCTGGAGAACCGCGTCTCGCGGATGCATTACCACCGCCTGATGACCCGGATCGAGGCGCTGCGGAACGACCCGCGCTATGCCTTCATGTTCGAGAACGCCAATGTCGGCGGCGACATGATGGGCGAAATTCTGGCGCATCTGTTCCGGCTCGATCCGGACGGGCGCCCGATGACGATCATGCAGCTGGCGGGCCTGCCGATGGAGGTGGTCGACGCCGTTGTCTGCGTCCTCTGCCGCCTCGCCTTCGAGTTCGGGATCTGGAGCGAGGGCGCGATCCCGCTGCTGTTCGTGTGCGAGGAGGCGCACCGCTACGCCTCGGCCGACCGCTCGGTCGGTTTCACCCCGACGCGCCGCGCCCTGTCGCGGATTGCCCGTGAGGGCCGCAAGCACGGCATCTATCTCGGCTTGGTGACGCAGCGCCCCGCCGAGCTCGATCCGACAATCATGTCCCAGTGCAGCACGCTGTTCGCTATGCGGATGACCAATGACCGCGACCAGGCCTTCCTGGCGGCGGCCGTCTCGGACGCGGTCAATCTGCTCACCTTCGTCCCCTCTCTGGGCACCGGCGAAGTCATCGCTTTCGGCGAGGGCGTGCCGATGCCGGCGCGGATGACCTTCTATCCCCTCCCGCCCGAGCGGCAGCCGCGCAACGATATGAGCGGGCGTACCCCCGAGGATGGCGCGTCGATCGCCGGCGCGGCTTTCGTGGGCGCCGTCGTGGAGCGCTGGCGCGGCGCGACCATGAGCAAGGTGAGCGGGCTCGAGGCGGACCAGTCAGCGCTCTCGCGGCTCGGCCGCGAGGCGGGCGGCGATGGCGGACACGGCGCGGCTCTCGATCAGGTGCATCGCCGCCTGCTCCGGCGGCCCGTCGATGGGAGCGACGCGGCCGCGGAGGCCGGCTTGCGGTCCGCCAAGACGCTCTGGCAGCAGGGCTGA
- a CDS encoding O-acetylhomoserine aminocarboxypropyltransferase, whose translation MTDRLPGFNTLAIHAGAAPDAATGARATPIYQTTSFVFGDVDHAASLFGLQAFGNIYTRITNPTNAVLEERIAALEGGTAALAVASGHAAEFLTMHALMQPGDEFVASNKLYGGSINQFNHSYKNFGWSVAWAENDDPASFEAAITPRTKAIFCESIANPGGVITDIAALSQIAKKHNIPLVADNTMATPYLIRPLEHGADIIVHSATKFLGGHGNSIGGLIVDGGSFQWAGDARYPMMSQPRPEYSGMVLAETFGNFGFAIACRVLGLRDLGPALSPFNAFLILNGIETLPLRMQRHSDNALTVAKHLSTHPAVSWVSYPGLESDRYHQLARRYTPNGAGAVFTFGLKGGYEAGVKLVSNLQLFSHLANIGDTRSLIIHPASTTHRQLTDAQKTAAGAGPDVVRLSIGLEDPADLIEDLDAALGS comes from the coding sequence ATGACCGACCGCCTGCCCGGCTTCAACACGCTGGCGATCCATGCGGGCGCCGCCCCCGATGCAGCTACGGGCGCGCGCGCGACGCCGATCTACCAGACCACCAGCTTCGTGTTCGGCGACGTCGATCACGCCGCCTCGCTGTTCGGGCTCCAGGCCTTCGGCAACATCTACACGCGGATCACCAATCCGACGAACGCCGTGCTGGAGGAGCGCATCGCCGCGCTCGAAGGCGGAACGGCCGCCCTGGCGGTGGCATCCGGCCACGCCGCCGAGTTCCTGACGATGCACGCCCTGATGCAGCCGGGCGACGAGTTCGTCGCCTCGAACAAGCTCTACGGCGGCTCGATCAACCAGTTCAATCACTCGTACAAGAACTTCGGCTGGTCGGTGGCCTGGGCCGAGAACGATGATCCGGCCTCTTTCGAGGCGGCGATCACGCCGCGCACGAAGGCGATCTTCTGCGAGTCGATCGCCAATCCCGGCGGCGTCATCACCGACATCGCGGCGCTGTCGCAGATCGCCAAGAAGCACAACATTCCTCTCGTCGCCGACAACACCATGGCGACGCCGTACTTGATCCGCCCGTTGGAGCACGGTGCCGACATCATCGTGCATTCGGCGACGAAGTTCCTCGGCGGCCACGGCAACTCGATCGGCGGCCTGATCGTCGACGGCGGCTCATTCCAGTGGGCGGGCGATGCGCGCTACCCGATGATGAGCCAGCCGCGGCCGGAATATTCCGGCATGGTGCTGGCCGAGACCTTCGGCAATTTCGGCTTCGCTATCGCCTGCCGGGTCCTAGGACTGCGCGATCTCGGGCCGGCCCTGTCGCCGTTCAACGCCTTCCTGATCCTCAACGGCATCGAGACGCTGCCGCTGCGCATGCAGCGCCATTCCGACAACGCGCTGACGGTGGCCAAGCATCTGTCGACGCATCCGGCGGTTTCGTGGGTCAGCTATCCCGGGCTGGAGAGCGACCGCTATCACCAGCTCGCCCGGCGCTATACGCCCAATGGGGCGGGGGCGGTGTTCACCTTCGGGCTGAAGGGCGGCTACGAGGCCGGCGTCAAGCTCGTCTCGAACCTGCAGCTGTTCTCGCACCTCGCCAATATCGGCGACACGCGCTCGCTGATCATCCACCCGGCCTCCACCACGCACCGCCAGCTGACCGACGCGCAGAAGACCGCCGCCGGTGCGGGTCCGGACGTGGTGCGGCTGTCGATCGGCCTGGAGGATCCCGCAGACCTCATCGAGGATCTGGACGCGGCGCTCGGCAGCTGA